The Halorubrum salinarum genome segment CAGGTCGCGCCGGTCGGCGGCGACGCCGTGACGGGGTGACGCGCAGCGGTCGGCGGTCGCGGGATTGCTACTTAAAACACCACGCAGTTCCGGCCGCATCGGGAGGGTCGTGGAGGCCCTACGTCGACCCGATGACCGATCCGACCGAGACGGCCGAGCGGCGCTTCGATTCGAACCCCACCGTCTGTCCGTTCTGTGGGGTCGGCTGCAGCGTCGAGTACGCCGGGCGCGGCAGCGCGACCGGCGTCGAGGGACCGGTGAACGACCGCGGCGAGATCTGTCCGAAGGGGGCGGCCGCGTTCGACGTGGTCGACAACGACGACCGCCTGACCGAGCCGCTGGTGCGTCACGACGGGACCTTCGTCACGGCGCCGTGGGAGGAGGCGCTCGACCGCGCGGTCGAGGGGATCGGCCGCGTCGTCGACGAGCACGGGCCGGACGCGGTCCAGTTCTTCGCGTCGTCGAACTGTACGAACGAGGAGAACTACGTCCTCCAGAAGCTCGCGCGGGTGCTCGGGACGAACAACGTCGACAACTGCGCGCGGCTCTGCCACGCCTCGACGGTCGCCGCGATGAGCGAGCGGTTCGGCGCGGGCGCGATGACGAACACCTTAGACGACCTCGGGGAGGCGGATTGCATCTTCGTCAACGGGGCGAACCCGGCCGAGCAGCACCCCGTCGCGTTCCGGTCGTACGTCCTCCCGGCGGTCCGCGACGGCGCGACGCTGGTCCACGTCGACCCGCGCGCGAACGACACGACCGAGGCCGCGGACGTCCACCTCCCGCTGCGGCCCGGCACCGACATCGAGGTGGCGAACGCGGTCGCCGCGGTGCTCGTCGAGGAGGACCTCGTCGACGAGTCGTTCCTCGCGGAGCGTACGACCGGCTTCGACCGCCTGCGCGAGCACCTCGCCGGCGTCGACGTAGCGGCCAACGCCGCGGCGGCCGGCGTGGAGCCCGAGGCGATCCGCGAGGCCGCCCGGGCGTACGGCGAGGCCGACCGCGCAGCGATCGTGACGGGGATGGGGACGAGCCAGCACCGCTGCGGCACCGACAACGTCCACGCCCTGCTCAACCTCGCGCTGCTGACCGGCAACGTCGGGCGGCCCGGGACCGGCGTGAACCCGCTCCGCGGGCAGAACAACGTCCAAGGCGCCAGCGACGTGGGCGGGCTCCCGAGCGTCCTCCCCGGCTACGAGCCCGTGACGGACCCGGAGGCCCGCGAGCGCGTCGCGGCGGAGTGGGGCATCGAGCCGCCGGCGGAGCCCGGGCTGACCGAGGTCGAGGCGACGCACCGCTTCGGCGACGAGGTGCGCGCGGCGGTCGTCTTCGGCGAGAACCCCGCGGTCACCGAGCCGAACGCGACCGCGGTCGCGTCGGCGTTCGACGACCTCGACTTCTGCGTCGTCATCGACCTCTTCGAGACGCGGACGGCGGCGCACGCGGACGTGGTCCTCCCCGGCAGCGCGTGGGCCGAGAAGTCCGGCACGGTGACGAACACCGACCGGCGCGTGCTGCGGATGCGCCCCAACGCCGACCTCCCGGGGAACGCCCGGCGCGACTTCGAGATCCTGACCGCGCTCGGCCGGCGGCTGACCGACCGTCCCGAGGCGTTCGACTACGACGGCCCGGAGGCGGCCTTCGACGAGCTGACACGCGTCGCGCCGATCTACGAGGGGATGAGCTACGCGGGGATCGGCGACGGCTACCAGCGGTGGCCGTTCGACGCCGACGAGGGGCGCGGCACGGAGGTGCTACACGCGGAGGCGTTCGCGACGGGCGAGCGCACCGCCCCCCTCGCGGTCGTCGACCCGGTCCCGCCCGCCGACGACCTCGACGCGGACGAACTGACCCTCACGACCGGGCGCGTGCTCCAGCACTTCAACAGCGGCGCGCTCAGCCGCCGCTCAGACCGGCTCACGGCGATGCGGGGCGAGGACGCCCTCCAGATCCACCCGAGCGACGCCGCCGACCGGGGCATCGAGGACGGCGACCGGGTGACCGTCTCGAACGAGCGCGGGAGCGTCGCGGTCGCGGCCGAGGTCACGCCGGCGGTGCGCGAGGGCGTCGCGTTCTGCACGTTCCACTACGCGGAGCCGCTCGCGAACGCGCTCACCGGCGACGCGCTCGACCCGGAGGCGAAGATCCCCGAGTTCAAACACTCGGCCGTCGCGGTCGAGCCCGCCGCCGATGCGGCCGACGGAGGCGAGGCGGCCGGCGACGACTGAGCTCGCCGACGCCGCGTTCCCGGCCGTCCGTCCCCGGTACTCGCCGCTGAGCCCGAGTATCGCCGGTGAGAAGCACGGGTTATCATTTATATAACCCAGGCGGAGAAGCCTCAGTATGGCTACATCTGGAGAGTACGGCCGGGACGACTTCGGCCAGGGCGGCCTGAACGAGGGGCTCGACGCGTCAGAGCTCGTCGACGAGATTGGGCTCAACGCGGACGAGATCGCGTGGCGGAAGGAGTTCGTCGGCTTCGACGCGGAGGACGAGCGCCGACTGAGCCGGTACGAGGACGCGTTCGCGGAGAACGCCGACCAGATAGCGGACGACTTCTACGAGAACCTCACCGGCCACCAGCAGACGGTCGACGTGATCGGTCGATCCGAGAAGGGGATCGAACAGCTCAAGCGGACGCAGTCGGCGTACCTCGTGACCCTCGCCGGGGGCGAGTACGGCGAGGAGTACTTCGAGGACCGGGCGCGGATCGGGAAGATCCACGACATGCTCGAGATGCCGATGAAACACTACCTCGGCCAGTACGGCGTGTACTACGACCTCATCCTGCCGATCGTCGGCGACCGGCTCGTGGACTCGCTCACCGACCGGCTGGCCCCCGACGCCGCCGGTGAGACGGTCGACGACGCGACCGCGGCGGCGGTCGAGGAGGAGGTCGACGACGCGATCGAGGACCTGCTCTCGATCCTCCGGATCGTCAACCTCGACATGCAGGTCGTCACGGACACGTATATCCACTCGTACAGCGAGAAGCTCTCGGCGGCGGTCGAGCAGAACGAGCGGCTGATGGCGGACGTGGAAGCGGAGGTCGAAGAGCCGATCGCCGACCTGCGCGAGTCGGCGAGCGACGTCGCCGACAGCGCCGCCGAGGTCGGCGACGCGGCCGAGGACCAGTCGCAGCAGGTCGCCGAGGTCTCCTCGGAGGTGGCGAACCTCTCGGCGACGGTCGAGGAGGTGGCGTCGACCGCCGACGAGGTCGAGCGGACCAGCGGCCGGGCGGAGACGCTCGCGGAGGACGGGGCGGACGCGGCCGACGACGCCGCGGCGGCCATGGACGACATCGGCGCCGCGGTCGACGAGGTGGCGGAGGACGTCGAGACGCTCCAGCAGCGGGTCGAGGAGATCGACGAGTTCGTCGACGCGATCAACGGCATCGCCGACCAGACGAACCTCCTCGCGCTGAACGCCTCGATCGAGGCGGCGCGCGCCGGGGACGCCGGCGCCGGCTTCGGCGTGGTCGCGGACGAGATCAAGTCGCTCGCGGAGGAGTCACAGGGCCACGCGAGCGACATCGAGGCGATGGTCGAGGGCATCCGCACCGACACGGAGGAGACCGTCGAGAGCCTCTCGGAGACGACGATCCGGGTCAACGAGGGGAGCGAGCGCGTCGACGACGCGACCGAGAGCCTCGCGGCCATCGCCGAGGCGGTGACGGAGACGGCGAACGGGATCGACGAGGTCTCGGACGTGACCGACGAGCAGGCCGCCGCGGCCGAGGAGATCGCCGCGACGGTCGACGGGGTGGTCGAGCAGTCGAACCGGATCAGCGAGCGGATGCGGGAGGTGGCCGAAGAGAGCGAGCGGCAGTCGGCGTCGGTCGAGACCGTCGAGCGGGCCGTTCGCCGGTTGACCGCGAACGACGGCGGATCGTCCGCGGCGTCTCACGCGGACGGCGGCCCTTCGGCGGCGTCTCGCACGGACGGCGGGCGGTCGGTGCCGGCCGGGCTCCCGGAGGGGATGCCGCAGTTCGTGATCGACCGCCTCTCCGACGAGGAGCTGCGGGCGATCGCGGCCGGAGAGCTGGAGATGGACGACCTGCGGTGAGCCGGCGGCAGTGAGCCGGCGGCGGTGATCCCCCGGTAGCGCCCCCGCCAGCGAGCCGGGGTCAGGGCGAGAAGTACGCGTCCGGGCCCCGAATCCCCGAGATCTCGCGGAGCGGACGGGCGCCGCACCGGCCGCAGGCGGCGGGCTCGTCGGGGTCGTCGGGGCGCGCGAACACCGTGCCGCAGGCGTCGCAGGCGACGTAGCGCAGCGCGAGCGACGGGGCGTCGGGCATGGGCCCCGTAGGCGGGCGACGCACTTGAACCGGCGCCTCGCGCGCGGTCCTCCCTTTCAGATTCGGCGTCGCCGCCCGGGCCGCTATTGCCCGGACCCGGCGTCGCCGGACGACTCGATCCGCGACTCGTACTTCGCCAGCGACTCGTCGAGCGCGGCGTCGGGGTCGATATCGGCCGCGTCGGCGAGCGCGAGCAGCGCGAACAGCGCGTCGCCGACCTCGTCGGTCGCGATCGCGGCGGCGTCCGGGTCCTCCCCGTAGTCGGTCGAGGTCGCCACCTCCTTCGCGACCTCGCCGACCTCGCTCTCCAAGTCGAGGACGCGGTACGCGAGGTCGGTCTCTAACCCGTGCTCGGCGACGAACGCGGCGACGCGGTCCTGCTCGTCCATGGGCGTCGCCTCCGCGCGATCGGGCAAAAGTCCCCCGCTGTCCGGTCGCCTTCGGTCGTGGCGAGGACGGCCGGTCGCGCAACCCCTAAGACGCGAGCGACCCCACGGACCGTATGAAAATCGCCATCTTGGGCGGCACGGGTGACATCGGCGAGGGGCTCGCGCTCCGGCTGGCGGCGGACACGCCCCACCGGATCGCGGTCGGCTCCCGAGAGGCCGAGAAGGCCGAGACCAAGGCCGAGGAGTACACGACCGAACTGGAGAGCCGCGGCCTCGACGCCGCGGTGACCGGCGG includes the following:
- the fdhF gene encoding formate dehydrogenase subunit alpha, whose translation is MTDPTETAERRFDSNPTVCPFCGVGCSVEYAGRGSATGVEGPVNDRGEICPKGAAAFDVVDNDDRLTEPLVRHDGTFVTAPWEEALDRAVEGIGRVVDEHGPDAVQFFASSNCTNEENYVLQKLARVLGTNNVDNCARLCHASTVAAMSERFGAGAMTNTLDDLGEADCIFVNGANPAEQHPVAFRSYVLPAVRDGATLVHVDPRANDTTEAADVHLPLRPGTDIEVANAVAAVLVEEDLVDESFLAERTTGFDRLREHLAGVDVAANAAAAGVEPEAIREAARAYGEADRAAIVTGMGTSQHRCGTDNVHALLNLALLTGNVGRPGTGVNPLRGQNNVQGASDVGGLPSVLPGYEPVTDPEARERVAAEWGIEPPAEPGLTEVEATHRFGDEVRAAVVFGENPAVTEPNATAVASAFDDLDFCVVIDLFETRTAAHADVVLPGSAWAEKSGTVTNTDRRVLRMRPNADLPGNARRDFEILTALGRRLTDRPEAFDYDGPEAAFDELTRVAPIYEGMSYAGIGDGYQRWPFDADEGRGTEVLHAEAFATGERTAPLAVVDPVPPADDLDADELTLTTGRVLQHFNSGALSRRSDRLTAMRGEDALQIHPSDAADRGIEDGDRVTVSNERGSVAVAAEVTPAVREGVAFCTFHYAEPLANALTGDALDPEAKIPEFKHSAVAVEPAADAADGGEAAGDD
- a CDS encoding globin-coupled sensor protein; this translates as MATSGEYGRDDFGQGGLNEGLDASELVDEIGLNADEIAWRKEFVGFDAEDERRLSRYEDAFAENADQIADDFYENLTGHQQTVDVIGRSEKGIEQLKRTQSAYLVTLAGGEYGEEYFEDRARIGKIHDMLEMPMKHYLGQYGVYYDLILPIVGDRLVDSLTDRLAPDAAGETVDDATAAAVEEEVDDAIEDLLSILRIVNLDMQVVTDTYIHSYSEKLSAAVEQNERLMADVEAEVEEPIADLRESASDVADSAAEVGDAAEDQSQQVAEVSSEVANLSATVEEVASTADEVERTSGRAETLAEDGADAADDAAAAMDDIGAAVDEVAEDVETLQQRVEEIDEFVDAINGIADQTNLLALNASIEAARAGDAGAGFGVVADEIKSLAEESQGHASDIEAMVEGIRTDTEETVESLSETTIRVNEGSERVDDATESLAAIAEAVTETANGIDEVSDVTDEQAAAAEEIAATVDGVVEQSNRISERMREVAEESERQSASVETVERAVRRLTANDGGSSAASHADGGPSAASRTDGGRSVPAGLPEGMPQFVIDRLSDEELRAIAAGELEMDDLR
- a CDS encoding MazG-like family protein, with translation MDEQDRVAAFVAEHGLETDLAYRVLDLESEVGEVAKEVATSTDYGEDPDAAAIATDEVGDALFALLALADAADIDPDAALDESLAKYESRIESSGDAGSGQ